The window ATGCAAGATACTTTTAAGGCCCTTTCAGACCCCACCCGGCGGAAGATATTGGATCTTCTAAAGCAAAAGGACCTAACCGCCGGGGAAATATCCGACCATTTTAAAATGACTAAACCTAGCATTTCTCAGCATCTGAAAATTTTGAAACACGCCAACCTTGTGCATGACGAAAAAAAAGGTCAATTTGTAGTATATTCCCTTAATACAACGGTATTTCAGGAAATTATTAGCTGGGCACTGCATTTTGCTGATCAAACAAGTGGGAGAAAAG is drawn from Bacillus sp. FJAT-18017 and contains these coding sequences:
- a CDS encoding autorepressor SdpR family transcription factor; the encoded protein is MQDTFKALSDPTRRKILDLLKQKDLTAGEISDHFKMTKPSISQHLKILKHANLVHDEKKGQFVVYSLNTTVFQEIISWALHFADQTSGRKGED